One Chitinophagaceae bacterium genomic region harbors:
- a CDS encoding N-acetyltransferase produces the protein MNFNIQSILQNDKQILYPLIEKDFDELYEIASDPKIWEQHPNKDRWKKEVFKIFFEGAIKSKGAFKI, from the coding sequence ATGAATTTTAATATACAATCTATATTGCAAAACGACAAACAAATTCTTTATCCTTTAATAGAAAAGGATTTTGATGAATTGTATGAAATAGCATCTGACCCTAAAATATGGGAACAGCATCCAAATAAAGACCGTTGGAAAAAAGAGGTATTCAAAATTTTTTTTGAAGGTGCAATAAAAAGTAAAGGGGCTTTTAAAATTA